The Kryptolebias marmoratus isolate JLee-2015 linkage group LG1, ASM164957v2, whole genome shotgun sequence sequence ttgctgtgtttttgttctcgtTGGTATTTATTTTGACTTCACGTCTCGTTTTAGGTTTAACATTGAAGCTGTTTAGCTCGCAGTCTCGAAGAGGATGTTCGGATCACTGCGGGTGCTGCTGCAAGTGTTGTGGGCCCAGCTGCTCTGTGGGTGGGCGCTAGGCTCCGAGCTGACGTTCGAGCTGCCGGACAACGCCAAGCAGTGCTTCTACGAGGACATCATCATTGGCACCAAGTGTACGCTGGAGTTTCAGGTACCTGTGTGTCGTCTTTGGATCAAAACCTTACCAACCCACCCGTCTTAAGGGGAAGTTTAGGCTCTCCACCTAATCAGAAATAGAATTACAATAACCTTTcgttaaataaacacaacaaaatgaatatGTGGGCATACAGGTGTTTAATGTAAATCAGGAATTCTCAGAACTTAAGCAGCCATCATACATAAGTTcacattgttttacttttttcttggCCTAATACCTAAATTCCTAAATTAGAGCTGGCAGCTATTAAAGAACTTATATTGTTATAAAATTATGCAAATACGATATTAGTCcagctttcttcttctcccttaCTCTCTTGCCACATCACTGAGGTCTAGTAAGCAATTCCTTTTGTGCTGTATTAGGTCTAGGCTCCAAACTGAAGGGGACAGAGCTTTAAAGATGGTATCTCACCGACCTGCGACTAGTTGGTGACCAGCATTcctgagggagtctccagaatgtcttgtgTGACTAGCGGGGGGTTCTCGATCTCCTGGCTTTATTGGCAGAGACTTGCAGCCgtgttgcttgagttttgaaagtgttaaaaaaaaaagaatctgcgTGACAGGTTTTCTCTCATCAAGAGTGCCTTGAACCCTTCTAGGTTTTGTTGAGGGCATCTTCAGCTCATCTCAAGAACACCTCCACAGCagctgtcctctgacagaaGTCACGTCATCAAAAAACATGCTGTCGATAAATAATAGTTATTGGGaaaaactggtctaaatctgcttgtctttatttcaaaagtgtacctCAGTAGATCATAAACTGCTGGGCATGAATCGGGAAATTAAATTATGGATACAATTTTGCAAGCtgtccaaacaaaaataagtccTGATTTTCAACAACTGGCCGCACAAAATGCCTCCACACGGCTCACTGAACACTTGGCTGCAAACGCATGATGGTTTGGTATTTATACCTTGTACAATATTTTGGTGAacagaggttttttttcaaTGTGCTGTAGAGCTAAACTTTGGACTTTGCTTTTGTGTTCCCAGGTGGTAACTGGTGGCCACTACGATGTCGACTGCCGTTTGGAGGACCCGGATGGCACCACGCTCTACAAGGAGATGAAGAAGCAGTACGACAGTTTTACCTTCACAGCAGCCAAGAACGGGACGTACAAGTTCTGCTTCAGCAATGAGTTCTCCACCTTCACACACAAGACGGTCTACTTCGACTTCCAGGTCGGCGACGACCCTCCGCTCTTCCCAAACGAGAACAGAGTCACCGCTCTCACGCAGGTGAGGTTTCTGTTGCTGTGCGTGTTTGTAAAGCAGTGGAGACATCCCAGTTCTCTGGATGGTACTGACATAAGTTcaaatttgttgcatttgtaAGCACTTAgcacttaaaatgttttaagaatGTACATGAAGCGACCTGGGGGTTTCATATTTCTATCCTGAGGTGATTATACAACAGCTTggtaaacagttttatttgtgttatgaCAACGAGATCATAGTCAGGCTCAAACTGAATGTAGAACTGAATCTGAGACCATTGTGTGTGCAACTGTGTATCTTTTGACAACGCCAAACCTTTTGTATCCCTTTTCCTGGAAATAACTTTTGGACACTGAATAAGCTTGAAGGAGTGAGTTGAAAAAGGGCAAAGTCTTTTGATAATTATgtcaaaatcagcaaaacaaaatatatttcctTCTAAAGCGCGATCAAATGTTGAATAAGTTTGTGCTTACAATGCCTTTTTACACCAAGGGCATTTTCCTAACTAAGTACACCAGTTCATACATAAATAATGTCTTTGCACTACATGAACATTTGTTCAGCACCCAACATTTGCATTTAGTCTTATTatagaaagaaaatgttatttttttatttttggctgaCCCTAATTTTGTTCAAACCAAAATATGCCTTATGCAGCTTAGTTGAATTCAACACAGTGGTAACCTGAGGAGATAAACGTGTGAAACTGGATCTTAACCAACAGATGTTGTCTTAAATTACCTCGAGCCGTTTATAACAAACACATCTACTGTTACTAAATCTGAATATTCCCCGGTGAAATAAAATGGGCAAAAATCCCTCCAGAATGTTCTACAGATGTAGGTCATTGTTATTGGAAATTCACAAACTGAAAGAAGGATTGTTATATCCTGTTATATTTAAACCTTTGATTTGTTGACCTTTTACAGATGGAATCAGCCTGCGTGTCGATCCACGAGGCTCTGAAGTCAGTCATCGACTACCAGACACACTTTCGCCTCCGTGAGGCCCAGGGGCGCAGTCGGGCTGAGGACCTCAACACCCGCGTTGCATTCTGGTCTATCGGAGAAGCCATAATCCTGCTGGTGGTCAGCATCAGCCAGGTGGTCCTGCTAAGAAGCTTCTTCTCTGACAAGAAAACCACTATGACTCGTGTGGGATCATAACGGCCCTTGAGTTTCAGGATCtgattctttgtttgtttgtttgtttttggtctgtctGTACCTGGGCTCGTGTGTGTGTAGCGTGGATAGGAGCAGCAGttctcagttttaaaattgGATCATATCAAACTGCCACAATTCTTTAAAAACTTAATGCAAATTGGTCTTGAGGTGGGAGGGGAAATGTGTTTGCAACACTTTGGAAGGCCCGATGGTTACCGTGTATATATGAGACCGCTCACACCGGTCCTGCAGTTAAAACAACTCAGAAGCTCTAaatgtgttcttgttttgtctgtggcatttttctgctcctttctcTCATGTCCTCCCCACAGTCTGCCGCATTTGTTTCAGCCCGAACTGCAATCTTTTAATAAGTAAATGAACTCTCAGTGTAAAGTGTGGATTTTCTCCTTATCTGCAGCTCAGTGCAAAAGGTACttcaaacaaagtttttttgttttgttttttttttttgatagaaaaaaaaaaaatccaacaaatccCCTCCTTCtactttaaaatacagaaaaatcactgttttcatttaaataaaggtttGGTTCAATCACTTCAGGTAGAATTTGAGTAAACTACAAGGAGAGACCATCCTTTAATATTCGGTTGACACTGATGTATAAAAGTTTCTTTGGATGATTGTCCCCCTTGAGTGACCCGATAgcttaataattatttttataaagtcGGTTCTTGCATTGCCATTTTGGTTTGCTTTGAGTAAAGAAGTCATTTAAGTCAATGGTATTGATAAgagttaaatttaaatttagggGTGGTTTTGTATTTGTCTGAAAAGGTGTTAGGGACAAGAAAGAATTATccaatttttttgttcatttgactATTTTGTGTTTAGACGTGACAATACCAACAGTTTTTAATGCATCATCTACAATCTCTGTTGTTCGTTTTCAGCTGTAGTTTTGTCTTTCCTGTCATAACGGCGTATTTATCTTGTGGGTCGGTGGTGTTGCTCCTGGTTTTATACAGCACTGTTGTACATGTGTTTACTGAAAAGTATTGTTTCGACGTAAAAAAgaacttcaaaacattttggggATAAAATCGGACTTTGGTGAAATCTGCTGAGTGATTggattgtttaaataaatgggaGGATTTGGacatgttcatttaaaatgatctctaattctttattctttattattatttttattactattcTGTCTGACTCCGACTCAGGAATGCTGTAGCTCCAGTCAGGATTCACACGAGTTGCTTTCTCAGATTTGTAAACGTAACTTtcatacattgtttttttttttaactgtactCAACAGAAATGAATCTGACGGAGATCAGAAGAGCTAGAAGATTTCTTTGTTATATTTTGAGGATTATATTTATATCTTGTTTTGCGTTTGTTTATCGAAAATCCCTCAAAATCTAAACACTTGTTTGACTTTTacttctcagttttattttgaatctgTGTTAAATATACAGAACAGGTTCAGGAGACTAATTAATAACAGCTGAAAGacttaaaattatatttttttagccatatattatttatgttttggctttgtttcatttaaccTGTCTCCATTCAGATGTTTGCTGTCAGATTTGGTTTGAGGTGACGTGTCGGTATTCCTAACAACTAAGGTCACTAGTAGGTCATTTGTGGACATCTTTGAGGCGTTGTTGGATTTTGTTAAGTTATTGGGATGGTTTAATAAATTTCTGATCAAGTGATAAGGCATGCATGATTCATTTAATGATACTAAAGTGGAGCAGTCCTTAGTAAAAACTTAGTTTCAGGGTGTCATACCGCTTTTTGTCCTGTAGGAGGTGATATAATCAAGTCTGTTAGAGATAATTTGCACTAATACAATATTTAACAAATAGTTGATATGGttcaatctttttatttgagttCTTTCTTTCCCCATTGTTTAGTTTCaatcactttaataaaaaaaatcacaggttAAATGCAAATATATCTTTCGAGAATCTAGTATGTTGTTTTGAAGCTAAATACATCTAAAAAGCTCATACAAAAAGGTCACTTCTGGTCAGGTGGCTGGATAATTAAAAGCAGGGTTAACTAAACCTGGTCTGGTCTAAAGTGGGTTAAGTCCAGGAGATAGAGCTCTGAAATTTGATgttactgtttttataaaaataagtcAATGTGAGGTTAAGccaggacaaacaaaaacagcaatgtAGCCCTTGTGAAATACATAGCACAAagtagaaatatataaaacacaatGTTGTGCCATCAGTGGCTGCTTTATTGACCTTTGCAACTAATAAACGGTAAATAAATATCAACTTTAAAAGTcctttattgaaaaataaaacagatttgttcTCAAACTGGACCAATGAAGGCATTTATAGACAAAAACAACGTTCTTCTCAAAATAGtaacttaattttaaataatatgtttgcttgaatatatatatattttttatatttaatccATGCTTCTATTGTTTACGTTTCTAAGGTGGGAGTGACATTGATTGACAGATGCTGTCCTATGACAGGAACAGAGTCGGGTCATACCACTTTGAtattggggggggggtgattaggttttctttattattagaataaataaaataaacagcctacgggttttaaaattatgtttatgttcctatttggttttaatattttgtataTGACTACTTCAGAATAATTATTCATggatattgtttttattttatttaaaagcaattaaaataCCCCCGGGGTCGCAGGTACCCCCATTTGAGAACCGGCGAGCTAGACCTTGTGGAAAAGCCCCcaactttgtttctttaaccTGCTACGTCACAGGTTCTCAGCCCTGTGATTGGACGGTGACACGTCAATCATTCGCCCTTGTGGAAAGAAAAGCCTGCGTCGAGCCTGTGATTTGACAGTAACTGAGTCGTGATCATCCGGTCGAGCCGTGGGTGGTTAGCCGTTATTTACCATCTCCCACTCCGAGATTATTGTCGTGTCAGTTTGCTGGGTGACAACACACACggctgtttctttttatgattttttttctaaaagtgaaCGTCTCTGGTTTTGCCTGTCGATTTCAACGGAAGGGAAAAACACGGCGCCGACACTGGGGGGTGTCCCCCAGCCTTAACGTCGCTTCTACGGGCTAAGCTAGCAGCAGCGTTACGGGTGGGGGTGGATTTCTTCATCTCGGCCTTCTAAAACGGGGAATATAAACAACGTCGAAGGCTGCCAAACTATGCCAGGCGAAGGAAACAGGTCTGACGAAGGAGAGGAAGAGACTCGGTCGGGGgatcaataaaaaaaggtgaaagtaGTTGAGTTTAGCGCAGCTAGCTGGTTAGCTAAACGGATCGAGGAAGTTAACTAGCCACCTCGCTAACGCGGCGTCAGATGTATCATGGATCAAGGGTCGTTTAAAACAACTGAGCTAATTATAGGGGAAAAGATTCACATAACAGTGTGGTGATGCCAAATTTCTCCAGCTGATCCGGAGGAAGCCTCGTCCTGTTCTTACGCTAGGCGCCgcagctagctgttagctgaaGTCGGAGGCTGTTGTAAACAAAGGGTTCCCACCGACAACGCTGCGCCTCGACTGGTCCCTGTCTTCATTGTTCCGCTCGCCCCGTCGCCTCCTGTTCGCGCTTCCAACACCGACACCCCCCGCCGTCAGAGATGGATTTAAAGACGGCGGTGTTCAACGCAGCCAGGGACGGGAAGCTCCGCTTGCTCCAGAAGCTGCTGGAGAACAAAGATGGACACGAAGTCGTCAAGCTGATGGGCGAGAAGACGAACGGCGCCACGCCGCTCCTGATGGCCTCCCGCTACGGTCACCTGGACCTGGTGGAGTACCTGCTGGAGTGCTGCAGCGCTCCCGTCGAGGTCGGGGGCTCGGTGAACTTCGACGGGGAGACCATCGAGGGGGCGCCCCCGCTCTGGGCCGCCTCGGCGGCGGGGCACCTGAAGGTGGTCCAGTCCCTCCTGGGCCACGGCGCTTCCGTCAACAGCACGACCCTCACCAACTCGACGCCCCTGAGGGCGGCCTGCTTCGACGGGCACCTGGACATCGTTAGGTACCTGGTGGAGCACAAGGCTGACCTGGAGGTGGCGAACAGACACGGGCATACGTGCCTGATGATCTCCTGCTACAAGGGCCACAAAGAGATCGCGCAGTATCTGCTGGAGAAAGGCGCGGATGTGAACAGGAAAAGTGTGAAAGGTAGGTCAGCAACAACTTGGTGACACTTTATTATGTCCTCAGAtatctgaaacataaaaacttcaACACAGATCCCTGAGTGGAAACTTGACTAACTGGGAACTGCAGTGTCATATGACACAATAGTTGaagcttttacatttttctgactGAAGTGAGTCAACACACAAATATGAACTTCTGGTTTCACAATGGAAAAGCTGCAAGCTGGCTACGTCAGCCCTGTGTAGTTTCTGTTTGGGTGTGTCTTAATGAACATatatatgttgttttgtttttttttccttagacAGTGCTGTAGAAAGTCTAAAAGCAGTATATAATTTAGTTTCAAGCATGTGGATGTATAAGGACCCGACAGAGCACGCCATGTTCTCCAGAACATGTCTGGGTTGTTTCTTGGTTGTGGTGAAGCTCCTACAGCACGGGGACGAACATGCAGGCTGGCACACGTACGGTTGGGCTGGCAGAACTTTCGTTCCCACTTCCCACGCCTCGTCGAACGGTTCTCTTGGAGCTCACCTTTTTTAGCTTCCCCCAGCGAACCTGCCATCTGTTCAGAGGTGGGCGACGCCAGCTGAACGTTTCAGTGCTATTTCTAGCAagaggtgctttttttttgttgaaaaaaccAATTCATAAATGTTCAAACGTGACGTTCAGAACAAAGGgctaaaccaaaacaaactagTAACTGTGTACTGAATGTGAGGGCAGACATATCATTAAAAAGACTAAATCAAAGCTGattaaatatcattaaaaaaaacttgttttcttcacaATCAGCACTTCTCCTGATGTAATCTTTGCTTTTCCTTGTCTTAGAGGTCTGGtacatttcataaaatatttcatcactTGGACATTTGCGCGGCGCGCATCTATAACATCAATgttaaaacatctgaaccaaGCATATATTCTTTAATAGAACTTTTCATTATCTACAGTTGGCTTGGATCGAACAGAAACTTTTCTAGTGTCATTTAGTCAGAACTGAAGAGTATGAATGACAGAACCGTCGACTTTGTTTGAATGTGGACTTATTAGTGGACAGAAAGCAAGAAAACCACAGAAActtgaagaaaagaaagaaatgataGTGTTATAATTacaatttgtaataaaatgtgtttatttttatttcaaaaggtTGTTAACTCCGATAATAATGGATTAATTCTTTACTGGTATAAATTGtgttatgtttttgtgcaaataaagGCTCAGCATCTCTTACCTTAAGTTCCTTCAGGCAGAAATATAACCACCCATTCGTTCCTTTTAAAGCCAATATAACGTGAAACAAATTccagttcagttttgtttttgacgcTCTTCCTGAATCAGTGTTGTGTTTACACAAGCATAGAAATGATCTTAAGTAGTATCTCTGCATAGTTTGTTGGCGGCCTGTCGCAAAGGCaaaacttcctctttttttatttgctctttaaaTGTGGACAAAATGCCAACGTCGATACAGTTTGGGAGGCGAAGAACAGCAGAGTAATTCCCCATGAATTAGCAGAAGGCCTGACATACAGGAGTCAGGGTGGTGCTTCATGTGTGTGGCCGTTCAGCTCTACCCACGCAGgggtgttttgttattttgcaagTAAGAAAAGTCAAATGTGAGGGGTGTTGTTCTGTAGATGTAGCACGGCTTGAGTCTCTTTATCATGcttgaatgattctcagcttgGTGTTAAGTAGCCTAATgcataacaacaacaacacaatgaaTGGACTGAATGCTTGTTTTAAAGCTCCCAACGTCTGTTCCTTTAGACCgctttagaaatgacaaaaaggcCCGTGTCGTTTCATTCCCTCAGGCAATACGGCGCTCCATGACTGCGCGGAGTCAGGCAGCCTGGAGATCATGCGGATGCTGCTGCAGTACGGCGCCACCATGGAGCAGGACGGCTACGGCATGACGCCCCTCCTCTCTGCCAGCGTCACAGGCCACACCAACATCGTGGACTACCTGACGACGCACCCGCAGGTCAGACCCTCCGGTGTCCTTGCTCACAGAAACGAGAGGGCGTGTGGTGTTTTGATTCAGTTGGTTATTGAAGGAAAAAtatatgcctttttttttttggttctgcaGACAAGCCACACTGAGCGTATCGACGCCCTGGAGCTCTTGGGAGCTACGTTTGTAGACAAGAAAAGAGACCTGCTTGGAGCTTTGAAATACTGGAAGAGAGCCATGGACCTCCGGTACCTGGACAGTAACAACATTGTCCAGAAACTAGAACCCAAGCAGCTGATCATGGCATACGACTACGCCAGGGAGGTGAGTTGATCTTTTCACCCGGCGCCGTCCTTGGAATGTATTTACTGCTCGTAAAGCAAGCTTTACCGTGCTGATGTTGGCACATTTCAGCAGGGAGGGAGAGTTCACACTTTGGAAACGTGACTCCTTATTGTGTGCATTTGCTCAGAAAAGTAATTCGGGGGTTCTTTAGAGCCAGAAAACAATGAATTGAACGCAGTCCTCTGGTcggattgcaaaaaaaaaaaaaagtgaaaacaaattttaagcTTTCAAACCGTCTCCCAGGTAACAAACGGAGAGGAGCTGGATGGGCTGATATCGGACCCCGACGAGATGCGAATGCAGGCTCTGCTCATCCGCGAGAGAATCCTCGGCCCGCAGCACCCGGACACGTCCTACTACATCCGCTACCGGGGCGCCGTCTACGCCGACTCTGGGAACTTCGAGCGCTGCATCAATCTGTGGAAGTACGCGCTGGAGATGCAGCAGATCAACCTGGAGCCCCTCAGCCCCATGACGACCTCCAGCCTGCTGTCGTTCGCCGAGCTCTTCTCCTTCATGCTGCAGGACAGGGCCAAGGGACTCCTGGGGACGTCCGTGTCTTTTGAGGACTTGATGGGGATCTTGTCCAAGAGCGTGCTGGAGATCGAGCGAGCCGTGAAGCAAAGCGGACCCATGCCCCCTGACCCAGCTCAGCTCAGCAAGGCCCTGTCGATCATCCTGCACCTCATCTGTCTCTTGGAGAAGGTGCCGTGTACCTCGGAGCAGGATCATTTCAAGAAGGAAACCATCTACAGGTGTGTGGAATAAAAGCACCCGTCTCGTAATGACCTTACTGAAATtgtgtttgtatctgttttgGAAATATTTATGGTTTCGTTTCGCAACGAATAAAAGTAGGTCAGTGTGACTAACTGGTTCCGCTCCTCTGCCAGCGGCTCTTGAATTTGGATCCATCGATCATTTACACGAAGAAGATAACGGCTGCTTTTCAAGTGACACATGCTCATACTTTGTGATAGTCCACTTCAATTTATTCATACACGTTAGGGcgaaagtcatctcagggcaccaAACCAAAGAAAACGAGTCAATTCGAATCCAATTGCAGTCAATTAAATCCAATTATAACACAATACGTTCACAAACAGTACAGTATGACGTGCCGATTAATGAAACTTCTCTAAGGAAGTCCTGCCCCTCCTGAGCAGCTTGTTGGCGACAGAGGAAAAAGAACGACtccctttttaacaggaagaaacctccagcagggCCAGGctcagctggggtttgagaggacagcaAAGGGATCTGTAATTATAAGttggggtttgtttttaaatcctggaGCTGAAACGGGAGCAATCTCTCATCAGGACTCGGCATAGTTGGCACCTTGTGGCCGCTCCGTGTctgaaacagggaaaaaaaaaatgtccatctTTAACACCTTCAGATTCCTGAAACTCCAGCCGTGTGGGAAGAACGGCTACAGCCCCCTCCACCTGGCGGTTGACCGCAACACCACCTGTGTGGGGCGCTATCCCGTCTGCAAGTTCCCCTCCCTCACAGTGGCGTCGGTTCTCCTGGAGTGCGGGGCGGACGTCAACAGCCGAGACGAAGACGACaataggtttgtttttattttattaaactccgATCTGTCGCTGTAATTCTTCAGGCGTCaccaaataaatatatttttttgaccCCGACTGCGTGGCTGTAATTCGGTAAATGTCTGTGTGCCTTCCTGTCAGTCCTCTCCACATAGCTGCATCCAACGGCCACCCGGACATCATGAACCTGCTGATCTCCTCCGGGACTCACTTCGACAGCACCAACGCCTTCCAGCAGACCGCCTGCGACCTCCTGGACGAGAAGGAGCTGGCCAGGAACGTCATCCAGCCCATCAACCACACCACGCTGCAGTGCCTCGCCGCCCGGGCCATCATCAGGCACAGCCTCGACTACCGGGGAAACATTCCCGAGAAGCTGGAAGCCTTCGTCCTGCTCCACAGATAATGATTGTAAACCGGACGGACGACGCAAGGCGCAGGGGGGCGGGGTTGTGACGCGTCGAGGAGCCTCGCGGCTCGACCCACGGGGAGACTGTTAACGCGGATTAGTTTTTGCAAATTGGGactgtttggagaaaaatgaACTTGCGTCCTCCGTTATCAGGGATGAACTGGAACGTGATGAACGGAGGAGCGAGCGACCCTCCCGTGGCTGAGCAGAGCCCGATCCGAGGGGGATGAATTGGAAACATGTCGCAACATGGCAAACTCTTAAAATCTCTGGATTAACTGAAAAAAGGATTcacgtgttttttgttttgtttttttttgcttgaggGAAAATGatatctatttttttcatattccaCTATGctatttattaaatgaaacttGAGAGATTTTTCTCCATGCTGGCTCTAATCCAGTCTCATCATTGCCTGCTTCTCTCCTGTCTGAGCAGCCTCCAGGTTCTCTCTGCAAATGCTGGGACTTCAGGTTattattggttttgtttttgttttttggtcgtCCCTTCACAGTTGCCAACAGTTTTGAACTCTTCCTTAGTCACCGTTTaggttaatgtttttgtatttttacgaCACgccgtttttgttttggtcataCTAGTCCAGGTATCTGCTAAGTGGAG is a genomic window containing:
- the tmed7 gene encoding transmembrane emp24 domain-containing protein 7, which translates into the protein MFGSLRVLLQVLWAQLLCGWALGSELTFELPDNAKQCFYEDIIIGTKCTLEFQVVTGGHYDVDCRLEDPDGTTLYKEMKKQYDSFTFTAAKNGTYKFCFSNEFSTFTHKTVYFDFQVGDDPPLFPNENRVTALTQMESACVSIHEALKSVIDYQTHFRLREAQGRSRAEDLNTRVAFWSIGEAIILLVVSISQVVLLRSFFSDKKTTMTRVGS
- the fem1c gene encoding protein fem-1 homolog C isoform X1 translates to MDLKTAVFNAARDGKLRLLQKLLENKDGHEVVKLMGEKTNGATPLLMASRYGHLDLVEYLLECCSAPVEVGGSVNFDGETIEGAPPLWAASAAGHLKVVQSLLGHGASVNSTTLTNSTPLRAACFDGHLDIVRYLVEHKADLEVANRHGHTCLMISCYKGHKEIAQYLLEKGADVNRKSVKGNTALHDCAESGSLEIMRMLLQYGATMEQDGYGMTPLLSASVTGHTNIVDYLTTHPQVRPSGVLAHRNERACGVLIQLVIEGKIYAFFFLVLQTSHTERIDALELLGATFVDKKRDLLGALKYWKRAMDLRYLDSNNIVQKLEPKQLIMAYDYAREVTNGEELDGLISDPDEMRMQALLIRERILGPQHPDTSYYIRYRGAVYADSGNFERCINLWKYALEMQQINLEPLSPMTTSSLLSFAELFSFMLQDRAKGLLGTSVSFEDLMGILSKSVLEIERAVKQSGPMPPDPAQLSKALSIILHLICLLEKVPCTSEQDHFKKETIYRFLKLQPCGKNGYSPLHLAVDRNTTCVGRYPVCKFPSLTVASVLLECGADVNSRDEDDNSPLHIAASNGHPDIMNLLISSGTHFDSTNAFQQTACDLLDEKELARNVIQPINHTTLQCLAARAIIRHSLDYRGNIPEKLEAFVLLHR
- the fem1c gene encoding protein fem-1 homolog C isoform X2 produces the protein MDLKTAVFNAARDGKLRLLQKLLENKDGHEVVKLMGEKTNGATPLLMASRYGHLDLVEYLLECCSAPVEVGGSVNFDGETIEGAPPLWAASAAGHLKVVQSLLGHGASVNSTTLTNSTPLRAACFDGHLDIVRYLVEHKADLEVANRHGHTCLMISCYKGHKEIAQYLLEKGADVNRKSVKGNTALHDCAESGSLEIMRMLLQYGATMEQDGYGMTPLLSASVTGHTNIVDYLTTHPQTSHTERIDALELLGATFVDKKRDLLGALKYWKRAMDLRYLDSNNIVQKLEPKQLIMAYDYAREVTNGEELDGLISDPDEMRMQALLIRERILGPQHPDTSYYIRYRGAVYADSGNFERCINLWKYALEMQQINLEPLSPMTTSSLLSFAELFSFMLQDRAKGLLGTSVSFEDLMGILSKSVLEIERAVKQSGPMPPDPAQLSKALSIILHLICLLEKVPCTSEQDHFKKETIYRFLKLQPCGKNGYSPLHLAVDRNTTCVGRYPVCKFPSLTVASVLLECGADVNSRDEDDNSPLHIAASNGHPDIMNLLISSGTHFDSTNAFQQTACDLLDEKELARNVIQPINHTTLQCLAARAIIRHSLDYRGNIPEKLEAFVLLHR